In one Ictalurus punctatus breed USDA103 chromosome 19, Coco_2.0, whole genome shotgun sequence genomic region, the following are encoded:
- the gpr85 gene encoding probable G protein-coupled receptor 85, which produces MIPPPSMANYSHAGDHNILQNVSPLATFLKLTSLGFIIGVGVVGNLLISILLVKDKSLHRAPYYFLLDLCASDILRSAICFPFVFTSVKNGSAWTYGTLTCKVIAFLGVLSCFHTAFMLFCVSVTRYLAIAHHRFYTKRLTLWTCLAVVCMVWTLSVAMAFPPVLDVGTYSFIREEDQCTFQHRSFRANDSLGFMLLLALILLATQLVYLKLIFFVHDRRKMKPVQFVPAVSQNWTFHGPGASGQAAANWLAGFGRGPTPPTLLGIRQNGNAAGRRRLLVLDEFKTEKRISRMFYVMTFFFLSLWGPYLVACYWRVFARGPAVPGGYLTAAVWMSFAQAAVNPFICIFSNRELRRCFSTTLLYCRKSRLPREPYCVI; this is translated from the coding sequence ATGATCCCTCCTCCATCTATGGCGAACTATAGCCATGCAGGGGACCACAACATCTTGCAGAATGTCTCTCCCCTCGCCACATTCCTCAAACTAACCTCCCTGGGCTTCATCATCGGCGTCGGTGTTGTGGGAAACCTCCTGATCTCCATCCTGCTGGTCAAAGACAAGAGCCTGCACCGTGCACCCTACTACTTCTTGTTGGACCTGTGCGCCTCTGACATCCTGCGCTCAGCCATCTGCTTCCCCTTTGTATTCACCTCGGTGAAGAACGGCTCGGCGTGGACGTACGGCACCCTGACGTGCAAAGTGATCGCCTTCCTGGGTGTGCTCTCCTGCTTCCACACAGCCTTCATGCTGTTCTGTGTCAGCGTGACACGTTACTTAGCTATCGCACACCACCGCTTCTATACCAAACGGCTGACGCTGTGGACGTGCTTGGctgtggtgtgtatggtgtggaCACTATCAGTGGCCATGGCCTTTCCGCCTGTGCTGGACGTGGGCACATACTCATTCATCCGTGAGGAGGACCAGTGCACGTTTCAGCACCGCTCGTTCCGCGCCAATGACTCGCTGGGCTTCATGCTGCTGCTCGCCCTGATCCTCCTGGCCACCCAGCTTGTCTACCTCAAGCTCATATTTTTCGTTCATGACCGGCGCAAGATGAAACCGGTCCAGTTCGTGCCTGCCGTCAGCCAAAACTGGACCTTCCACGGGCCAGGGGCCAGCGGGCAAGCAGCGGCTAACTGGCTGGCTGGTTTCGGCCGAGGCCCGACACCTCCAACCTTGCTGGGCATCCGGCAGAACGGCAATGCGGCAGGCCGGCGGCGCCTACTGGTGTTGGATGAGTTTAAGACTGAGAAGAGGATAAGCAGAATGTTCTACGTCATGACTTTCTTCTTCCTTAGTCTGTGGGGGCCTTACCTAGTGGCATGCTACTGGAGGGTGTTCGCCCGTGGCCCTGCCGTGCCAGGAGGATATCTCACAGCAGCTGTATGGATGAGCTTCGCTCAGGCTGCCGTCAATCCCTTCATTTGCATCTTCTCCAACCGTGAGCTCAGACGTTGCTTCAGCACTACGCTCCTCTACTGCAGAAAGTCCAGGTTACCCAGGGAACCCTACTGTGTTATATGA
- the LOC128635429 gene encoding small integral membrane protein 30 produces MASSLTLPGVFAVLCFFFLSVLQPVEAYDGGDAVALLLGMAVTVVGFCACLGWYSRRRSGQF; encoded by the coding sequence ATGGCGTCTTCATTGACTCTCCCAGGCGTTTTCGCGGTGCTGTGTTTCTTCTTTCTGAGTGTCCTGCAGCCTGTAGAGGCTTATGACGGCGGGGACGCCGTGGCTCTGCTCTTGGGGATGGCCGTCACAGTGGTCGGTTTCTGCGCTTGCCTCGGCTGGTACTCACGGAGACGCAGCGGACAGTTTTGA